In a genomic window of Pieris brassicae chromosome 7, ilPieBrab1.1, whole genome shotgun sequence:
- the LOC123711858 gene encoding MOB kinase activator-like 2 isoform X4 has translation MTKGRRKEREGEGDPKLYLQEALLERQLPELDLRQLVELPRGLDLNEWLASHTLPLFEHVNLLYGTVSEFCTAAGCGDMAGPGGRVYAWYDERGKKTRLAAPQYVDCVMTFVQRTIHDEAVFPTKYANEFPPGFDAVLRRVLRLLYHVLAHLYAAHFRHLALLRLHKHLHLTFAHLTALDRRYALLDHKETEVLRDLEVALRLTEPDEASPRRRSPVVTQPSASA, from the exons ATGAC GAAAGGGCGGCGTAAAGAGCGCGAGGGCGAAGGCGACCCGAAGCTGTACCTGCAGGAGGCGCTGCTCGAGCGTCAGCTGCCCGAGCTGGACCTGAGGCAGCTCGTGGAGCTGCCGCGCGGCCTCGACCTCAACGAGTGGCTGGCCTCGCACACGCTGCCGCTGTTCGAGCACGTCAACCTGCTGTACGGCACCGTGTCCGAGTTCTGCACGGCGGCCGGCTGCGGCGACATGGCCGGGCCCGGCGGCCGCGTCTACGCCTGGTACGACGAGCGCGGCAAGAAGACTCGGCTGGCGGCGCCGCAGTACGTCGACTGCGTGATGACGTTCGTGCAGCGGACCATCCACGACGAGGCCGTGTTCCCCACCAAGTACGCCAACGAGTTCCCGCCCGGCTTCGACGCGGTGCTGCGACGAGTTCTGCGTCTGCTGTACCACGTGCTGGCGCACCTCTACGCCGCGCACTTCCGCCACCTGGCGCTGCTGCGCCTGCACAAGCACTTGCACCTGACCTTCGCGCACCTCACCGCGCTCGACCGCCGCTACGCGCTGCTCGATCACAAGGAGACCGAG GTGCTGCGCGACCTGGAGGTGGCCCTGCGCCTGACCGAGCCCGACGAGGCTTCGCCGAGACGCCGTTCGCCGGTCGTCACGCAGCCCTCGGCCTCGGCGTGA
- the LOC123711858 gene encoding MOB kinase activator-like 2 isoform X3, translating into MGKGRRKEREGEGDPKLYLQEALLERQLPELDLRQLVELPRGLDLNEWLASHTLPLFEHVNLLYGTVSEFCTAAGCGDMAGPGGRVYAWYDERGKKTRLAAPQYVDCVMTFVQRTIHDEAVFPTKYANEFPPGFDAVLRRVLRLLYHVLAHLYAAHFRHLALLRLHKHLHLTFAHLTALDRRYALLDHKETEVLRDLEVALRLTEPDEASPRRRSPVVTQPSASA; encoded by the exons ATGGG GAAAGGGCGGCGTAAAGAGCGCGAGGGCGAAGGCGACCCGAAGCTGTACCTGCAGGAGGCGCTGCTCGAGCGTCAGCTGCCCGAGCTGGACCTGAGGCAGCTCGTGGAGCTGCCGCGCGGCCTCGACCTCAACGAGTGGCTGGCCTCGCACACGCTGCCGCTGTTCGAGCACGTCAACCTGCTGTACGGCACCGTGTCCGAGTTCTGCACGGCGGCCGGCTGCGGCGACATGGCCGGGCCCGGCGGCCGCGTCTACGCCTGGTACGACGAGCGCGGCAAGAAGACTCGGCTGGCGGCGCCGCAGTACGTCGACTGCGTGATGACGTTCGTGCAGCGGACCATCCACGACGAGGCCGTGTTCCCCACCAAGTACGCCAACGAGTTCCCGCCCGGCTTCGACGCGGTGCTGCGACGAGTTCTGCGTCTGCTGTACCACGTGCTGGCGCACCTCTACGCCGCGCACTTCCGCCACCTGGCGCTGCTGCGCCTGCACAAGCACTTGCACCTGACCTTCGCGCACCTCACCGCGCTCGACCGCCGCTACGCGCTGCTCGATCACAAGGAGACCGAG GTGCTGCGCGACCTGGAGGTGGCCCTGCGCCTGACCGAGCCCGACGAGGCTTCGCCGAGACGCCGTTCGCCGGTCGTCACGCAGCCCTCGGCCTCGGCGTGA
- the LOC123711858 gene encoding MOB kinase activator-like 2 isoform X2, whose amino-acid sequence MDGYLNILFTWLSTLLNKFYLTKGRRKEREGEGDPKLYLQEALLERQLPELDLRQLVELPRGLDLNEWLASHTLPLFEHVNLLYGTVSEFCTAAGCGDMAGPGGRVYAWYDERGKKTRLAAPQYVDCVMTFVQRTIHDEAVFPTKYANEFPPGFDAVLRRVLRLLYHVLAHLYAAHFRHLALLRLHKHLHLTFAHLTALDRRYALLDHKETEVLRDLEVALRLTEPDEASPRRRSPVVTQPSASA is encoded by the exons ATGGACGGATACTTGAACATACTGTTCACTTGGCTCTCCACACTGCTCAATAAGTTCTATCTCAC GAAAGGGCGGCGTAAAGAGCGCGAGGGCGAAGGCGACCCGAAGCTGTACCTGCAGGAGGCGCTGCTCGAGCGTCAGCTGCCCGAGCTGGACCTGAGGCAGCTCGTGGAGCTGCCGCGCGGCCTCGACCTCAACGAGTGGCTGGCCTCGCACACGCTGCCGCTGTTCGAGCACGTCAACCTGCTGTACGGCACCGTGTCCGAGTTCTGCACGGCGGCCGGCTGCGGCGACATGGCCGGGCCCGGCGGCCGCGTCTACGCCTGGTACGACGAGCGCGGCAAGAAGACTCGGCTGGCGGCGCCGCAGTACGTCGACTGCGTGATGACGTTCGTGCAGCGGACCATCCACGACGAGGCCGTGTTCCCCACCAAGTACGCCAACGAGTTCCCGCCCGGCTTCGACGCGGTGCTGCGACGAGTTCTGCGTCTGCTGTACCACGTGCTGGCGCACCTCTACGCCGCGCACTTCCGCCACCTGGCGCTGCTGCGCCTGCACAAGCACTTGCACCTGACCTTCGCGCACCTCACCGCGCTCGACCGCCGCTACGCGCTGCTCGATCACAAGGAGACCGAG GTGCTGCGCGACCTGGAGGTGGCCCTGCGCCTGACCGAGCCCGACGAGGCTTCGCCGAGACGCCGTTCGCCGGTCGTCACGCAGCCCTCGGCCTCGGCGTGA
- the LOC123711724 gene encoding tyrosine-protein phosphatase 10D-like, whose protein sequence is MVYSQESGDCVKLKEKVSCEIRVLPSMMWKRSIVQVMSVWPDYRGCTPLIVVLPFVFLILLTAVGVSSAADLVIEIPGWGGEDGEEAHYRLDYRPPHGSPAPNFTVPARASTINFQGLPGTKYHFMLYYSNATFADLLTWNQTIITAPEPPRNLTVTLGRNKQAAISWAPPLHGDFTAFRLRVVALAGETGARNLSVQVDAPDNGTWSHVLRDLSPGATYQLHAFTLLHDKESAAYASFNFTTKPNTPGKFIVWFRNETTLLVLWQPPYPPGAYTHYKVSIEPRDARDSELYVEKEGEPPGPAQAAFKGLVPGRAYNISVQTVSDAQLSPPTTAQYRTVPLRPRNLTLAPPPAALTETSFTVAWLPPADRSEFQKYQIAVSAGGGGGGAGARRLPAVVRGRDEPTLCSFDGLEPGKHYAVAVKTMSGKVTSWPAATELTLKPLPVRELGWRRSEEPESDRGGETRGGGVLLWWTPAPESTQDEYKVSWAEAGEDSNWLSTNVANATLASLLPGRNYSVSVVAVSRGVASNETSVSVATRPMAPVLRAVLPSRTSLRLEWSSDVDSRQDEYELRYRRVDSAEPPRTLRSAEPSATLEGLEPGAVYELELAALSRGLRGEPLLTERATRPLPPEWLAVERATSNSVVARWRGPLGGESGAFSLRYRAGAAPWRRLPPLPADATHAEIANMTHGERYSIALDTLSRSPAHGDPVEGGEPRLAQHTVRPNPVSNVAQLADTRNMTLEWPRPEGRVDAYRVRWWPAEDEGGAAPEGGEGGGERNVSAGEGRSARVLLAGLRPGRGYSVAIEALSYELASDVFAMHTRTRPLVQSEMTIVTQGGEDAETEAAPAFLVLYTRTPDTAARFDSYRIRLEAGGEEPREAVRAADATPQQVRFDGLTPGRLYNITMWTLSRNVSSHPVQRQARLFPLPVTQLNATAVGAREITLAWDRPAGDWTSFEVQYLAAADRLESAGATRPGVTLGALAPHTLYTFTVEVLSGTPATILTRSRALSASFRTLAAPPAAPAAFHPTDAKPTELAFAWHLPPRDAHGDLLAFHLAYWPLGAPDLAREIAFPPDAEGGAVRGLRAGGTYEFELRGETSAGRGAAARWRQHMAIAAPPRPRAQALPTAVRRTSSTLVVRFRADYFSPANGNVTAYTLVLGEEPRNDTPARLPSWRDVQRLPVWPPYQVTEPYYPFHSSAVEEFTVGSERCEGGGRAYCNGPLKPNTKYFVKLRAFTAPDKFTDTAYAPVYTEADNTAWIAGGASAALIALGAGVAALALRRRRLRRAAPRPRAPAPASRPVRVADFVEHYRLMSADSDFRFSEEFEELKSVGREQPCTAADLPVNRPKNRFTNILPYDHSRYKLQPVDDEEGSDYINANYVPGDSSPREFIVTQGPLHCTRDDFWRMCWESGSRAIVMLTRCVEKGREKCDRYWPYDTRPVYYGDIAVTALNESRYPDWTVTELGVCRGAEQRVLVHFHFTTWPDFGVPEPPTTLARFVRAFRERCPPDGRPVVVHCSAGVGRSGTFITLDRALQQLARHADSLDVFGMVHAMRRERVWMVQTEQQYICIHQCVVAALEGRDLAPPPPNNHHLNAAFEDDEGIAESGM, encoded by the exons ATGGTTTATTCACAAGAATCTGGAGACTGTGTAAAACTAAAAGAGAAAGTATCGTGTGAAATCAGAGTGTTGCCTTCAATGATGTGGAAGAGGTCGATTGTGCAAGTTATGTCTGTATGGCCTGACTATCGTGGGTGCACTCCCTTGATTGTAGTCCTGCCGTTTGTCTtccttatattatta ACGGCAGTAGGTGTAAGTTCTGCTGCAGACCTGGTGATAGAAATTCCAGGATGGGGTGGGGAAGATGGAGAGGAGGCACATTACCGACTTGATTATCGGCCACCTCATGGTTCACCTGCTCCCAATTTTACAGTACCTGCCCGGGCGTCAACAATAAATTTTCAGGGTTTACCAGGCACAAAATACCACTTCATGCTTTATTATTCGAATGCTACTTTTGCAGACCTCCTCACATGGAATCAAACTATAATTACAG CGCCTGAGCCACCGCGCAACTTGACGGTGACTCTGGGACGCAACAAACAGGCGGCCATCTCGTGGGCCCCTCCGCTGCACGGCGATTTCACTGCTTTTCGGCTGCGCGTGGTGGCGCTGGCGGGCGAAACCGGCGCGCGCAACCTCAGCGTGCAAGTCGACGCGCCCGACAACGGCACCTGGAGTCACGTGCTACGCGACCTATCGCCTGGGGCCACCTACCAACTGCACGCCTTCACGCTGCTGCACGACAAGGAGAGCGCCGCCTACGCCTCCTTCAACTTCACCACCA AACCCAACACGCCGGGAAAGTTCATCGTCTGGTTCCGAAACGAGACGACGCTGCTGGTGCTCTGGCAGCCGCCGTATCCGCCCGGGGCCTACACGCACTACAAGGTGTCCATCGAACCGCGCGACGCACGCGACTCGGAGCTGTACGTGGAGAAGGAGGGCGAGCCGCCGGGGCCGGCGCAGGCCGCCTTCAAGGGGCTGGTGCCCGGGCGCGCCTACAACATTTCCGTGCAGACCGTGTCCGACGCGCAGCTCTCGCCGCCCACCACCGCGCAGTACCGCACGGTGCCGCTGCGCCCCAGAAACCTCACGCTGGCGCCGCCGCCCGCCGCACTCACCGAGACGTCGTTCACCGTGGCCTGGCTACCGCCCGCCGACAGGAGCGAGTTCCAGAAGTACCAAATCGCGGTGTCGGCGGGCGGAGGCGGCGGCGGCGCGGGCGCGCGGCGTCTTCCGGCCGTGGTCCGGGGCCGCGACGAGCCGACGCTGTGCTCCTTCGACGGACTCGAGCCGGGCAAGCACTACGCCGTGGCCGTCAAGACCATGTCCGGCAAGGTCACCTCGTGGCCGGCCGCCACCGAGCTCACCCTCA AGCCGCTACCGGTCCGCGAGCTGGGCTGGCGGCGTTCGGAGGAGCCCGAATCCGACCGTGGCGGTGAAACACGAGGCGGCGGAGTGCTGCTGTGGTGGACGCCGGCGCCCGAGAGCACCCAGGACGAGTACAAG GTCTCGTGGGCCGAGGCGGGCGAAGACAGCAACTGGTTGAGCACGAACGTGGCCAACGCGACGCTGGCGTCACTGCTTCCTGGTCGCAACTACAGCGTGAGCGTGGTCGCCGTGTCGCGCGGCGTGGCCTCCAACGAGACCTCGGTGTCGGTCGCCACGCGGCCTATGGCGCCCGTCTTGCGGGCCGTTCTGCCCTCGCGCACGTCTTTGCGGCTCGAATGGAGCTCCGACGTGGACTCGCGCCAGGACGAGTACGAGCTGCGCTACCGCCGCGTCGACTCCGCCGAGCCTCCGAGGACGCTGCGAAGCGCCGAGCCGAGCGCCACGCTCGAGGGTCTCGAGCCGGGCGCCGTCTACGAGCTCGAGCTGGCGGCCCTCAGCCGCGGCCTCCGCGGGGAGCCGCTGCTCACGGAGCGCGCCACGCGGCCGCTGCCGCCCGAATGGCTGGCGGTGGAGCGGGCCACCTCGAACTCGGTGGTGGCGCGATGGCGAGGCCCCCTCGGCGGAGAGTCGGGCGCCTTCTCGCTGCGCTACCGCGCCGGCGCCGCTCCGTGGCGTCGGCTGCCGCCGCTGCCGGCCGACGCGACGCACGCCGAGATCGCCAACATGACTCACGGCGAGCGCTACTCCATCGCGCTGGACACGCTCAGTCGCAGTCCGGCGCACGGCGACCCCGTCGAGGGCGGGGAGCCGCGCCTGGCCCAGCACACCGTGC GTCCCAACCCCGTGTCGAACGTGGCGCAGCTGGCGGACACGCGTAACATGACACTGGAGTGGCCACGGCCCGAGGGGCGCGTCGACGCCTACCGCGTGCGCTGGTGGCCCGCCGAAGACGAGGGCGGCGCGGCGCCGGAGGGCGGCGAGGGCGGCGGCGAGCGCAACGTCAGCGCCGGCGAGGGCCGCAGCGCCCGGGTGCTTCTCGCCGGCCTGCGTCCCGGCCGCGGATACTCGGTGGCCATCGAGGCGCTCTCTTACGAGCTGGCCAGCGACGTTTTCGCGATGCACACCCGCACGCGGCCCCTCGTCCAGTCGGAGATGACGATCGTGACGCAGGGCGGCGAGGACGCCGAGACCGAGGCGGCGCCCGCTTTCCTGGTGCTGTACACTCGCACGCCCGATACGGCCGCCCGATTCGACTCGTACCGCATCCGGCTGGAGGCGGGCGGCGAGGAGCCCCGCGAGGCGGTGCGCGCGGCCGACGCGACGCCGCAGCAGGTGCGCTTCGACGGCCTCACGCCGGGCCGTCTCTACAACATCACCATGTGGACGCTGTCGCGCAACGTCTCCTCTCACCCCGTGCAGCGCCAGGCGCGTCTGT TCCCGCTGCCCGTGACGCAGTTGAACGCGACGGCCGTCGGAGCGCGAGAGATCACGCTGGCGTGGGACAGACCGGCCGGAGACTGGACCTCCTTCGAGGTGCAGTACCTCGCCGCCGCCGATCGCCTCGAGAGCGCCGGCGCGACGCGTCCCGGCGTAACCCTGGGTGCGCTGGCGCCGCACACTCTCTACACTTTCACCGTGGAGGTGCTCTCGGGCACGCCGGCCACCATCCTGACGCGCTCGCGCGCCCTCTCCGCCAGCTTCCGCACGTTGGCAGCGCCGCCGGCCGCGCCCGCCGCGTTCCATCCGACCGACGCGAAGCCGACCGAACTCGCCTTCGCCTGGCACCTCCCGCCGCGCGACGCTCACGGCGACCTGCTCGCCTTCCACCTGGCTTACTGGCCTCTCGGCGCTCCGGACCTGGCCCGCGAGATAGCGTTCCCGCCGGACGCCGAGGGCGGGGCCGTGCGCGGGCTGCGCGCCGGCGGAACCTACGAGTTCGAGCTGCGCGGCGAGACGAGCGCCGGACGCGGGGCGGCGGCGCGCTGGCGCCAGCACATGGCGATCGCGGCGCCGCCGCGGCCGCGCGCCCAGGCCCTGCCGACAGCCGTGCGGCGCACCTCGTCCACGCTGGTCGTCCGCTTCCGCGCCGACTACTTCTCGCCGGCCAACGGCAACGTCACGGCCTACACGCTGGTGCTCGGCGAGGAGCCGCGCAACGATACGCCGGCGCGGCTGCCGTCCTGGCGGGACGTGCAGCGGCTGCCCGTGTGGCCGCCCTACCAGGTCACGGAGCCCTACTATCCGTTCCACTCGAGCGCCGTGGAGGAGTTCACGGTCGGCTCGGAGCGCTGCGAGGGTGGAGGCCGCGCGTACTGCAACGGGCCTCTCAAGCCTAACACCAAGTACTTCGTGAAGCTGCGGGCCTTCACGGCGCCCGACAAGTTCACCGACACCGCCTACGCGCCCGTCTACACCG AGGCCGACAACACGGCGTGGATAGCGGGCGGGGCATCGGCGGCGCTGATCGCGCTCGGGGCCGGCGTGGCCGCGCTGGCGCTGCGCCGCCGCCGCCTGCGACGAGCCGCGCCGCGGCCCCGCGCGCCGGCGCCCGCCTCGCGGCCGGTGCGCGTCGCGGACTTCGTGGAGCACTACCGTCTCATGTCCGCCGACTCCGACTTTCGCTTCAGCGAGGAGTTCGAGGAGCTGAAGAGCGTCGGTCGCGAACAGCCGTGCACGGCCGCCGACCTGCCCGTCAACCGGCCCAAGAACCGCTTCACCAACATCCTGCCGTACGACCACTCGCGCTACAAGCTGCAGCCCGTGGACGACGAGGAGGGCTCCGACTACATCAACGCCAACTACGTGCCCGGCGACAGCTCGCCCCGCGAGTTCATCGTGACGCAGGGCCCGCTGCACTGCACCCGGGACGACTTCTGGCGCATGTGCTGGGAGTCGGGCTCCCGGGCCATCGTGATGCTCACGCGCTGCGTGGAGAAGGGCCGCGAGAAGTGCGACCGCTACTGGCCCTACGACACGCGGCCCGTCTACTACGGCGACATCGCCGTCACGGCGCTCAACGAGAGCCGCTACCCCGACTGGACGGTCACCGAGCTGGGCGTGTGCCGCGGCGCCGAGCAGCGCGTGCTGGTGCACTTCCACTTCACGACGTGGCCCGACTTCGGCGTGCCGGAGCCGCCGACCACGCTGGCGCGCTTCGTGCGCGCCTTTCGGGAGCGCTGCCCGCCCGACGGCCGGCCCGTGGTCGTGCACTGCAGCGCGGGCGTGGGCCGGTCGGGCACCTTCATCACGCTAGACCGCGCGCTGCAGCAGCTGGCGCGCCACGCCGACTCGCTCGACGTCTTCGGCATGGTGCACGCCATGCGGCGCGAGCGCGTGTGGATGGTGCAGACGGAGCAGCAGTACATCTGCATCCACCAGTGCGTCGTGGCGGCGCTCGAAGGCCGCGACCTGGCCCCGCCGCCGCCCAACAATCATCACCTCAACGCCGCCTTCGAAG ACGATGAGGGCATCGCCGAGTCGGGCATGTGA
- the LOC123711858 gene encoding MOB kinase activator-like 2 isoform X1: MSWPEGVRRGVRLRYRRVSALDVDDTVSCFCRKGRRKEREGEGDPKLYLQEALLERQLPELDLRQLVELPRGLDLNEWLASHTLPLFEHVNLLYGTVSEFCTAAGCGDMAGPGGRVYAWYDERGKKTRLAAPQYVDCVMTFVQRTIHDEAVFPTKYANEFPPGFDAVLRRVLRLLYHVLAHLYAAHFRHLALLRLHKHLHLTFAHLTALDRRYALLDHKETEVLRDLEVALRLTEPDEASPRRRSPVVTQPSASA, translated from the exons ATGAGTTGGCCGGAGGGCGTGCGGCGCGGTGTCCGCCTGCGCTACCGCAGAGTCTCGGCGCTCGACGTCGACGACACGGTATCGTGTTTTTGCAG GAAAGGGCGGCGTAAAGAGCGCGAGGGCGAAGGCGACCCGAAGCTGTACCTGCAGGAGGCGCTGCTCGAGCGTCAGCTGCCCGAGCTGGACCTGAGGCAGCTCGTGGAGCTGCCGCGCGGCCTCGACCTCAACGAGTGGCTGGCCTCGCACACGCTGCCGCTGTTCGAGCACGTCAACCTGCTGTACGGCACCGTGTCCGAGTTCTGCACGGCGGCCGGCTGCGGCGACATGGCCGGGCCCGGCGGCCGCGTCTACGCCTGGTACGACGAGCGCGGCAAGAAGACTCGGCTGGCGGCGCCGCAGTACGTCGACTGCGTGATGACGTTCGTGCAGCGGACCATCCACGACGAGGCCGTGTTCCCCACCAAGTACGCCAACGAGTTCCCGCCCGGCTTCGACGCGGTGCTGCGACGAGTTCTGCGTCTGCTGTACCACGTGCTGGCGCACCTCTACGCCGCGCACTTCCGCCACCTGGCGCTGCTGCGCCTGCACAAGCACTTGCACCTGACCTTCGCGCACCTCACCGCGCTCGACCGCCGCTACGCGCTGCTCGATCACAAGGAGACCGAG GTGCTGCGCGACCTGGAGGTGGCCCTGCGCCTGACCGAGCCCGACGAGGCTTCGCCGAGACGCCGTTCGCCGGTCGTCACGCAGCCCTCGGCCTCGGCGTGA
- the LOC123712614 gene encoding caseinolytic peptidase B protein homolog — MAHITVCSAAKLTRLAPGPLKLMTVPLRRSITASVLHNGKHERCNKHKKYAYAATSIGLALLAGSHIYNEKKFFKAAQVGNIPELQKQVAAAQGSGYNAGAGNEGPADRRHSLGWTALMVAAANDHSTAVKELLKLGAKPDSREQYAGASATAASTGLHPLEVLQRREDEFCGSMNARASFLGWTALHYAALSDSTASAEALLEAGADPTARDHAGRRALHYARDPSPTRDVIVEHARRWEEAAAAAAAEERRRFPLEQRLKQFIVGQQAAIETVAAAVRRKENGWADEDHPLVFLFLGSSGIGKTELAKQLARYMHRDDPAAFIRLDMSEYQEKHEVAKLIGAPPGYVGHEEGGQLTRALARRADAVVLFDEVDKAHPDVLTVLLQLFDEGRLTDGKGKLIECKNAIFVMTSNLAADEIAQYGLQLRREQEALRAQRTRARAAQGEPTTPVRADEGPERSPEVSRQFKDEVVRPILKRHFGRDEFLGRINEIVYFLPFSRQELLTLVQRELARWADKARVRHGLELRWEGGALGALADGYDVHYGARSITHEVERRVVNMIALAAERGALAQGSAVLLLEADGRLALAVRPPAASDYRRLDLDAL; from the exons ATGGCTCATATAACAGTATGTTCAGCTGCAAAATTGACGCGACTAGCACCAGGGCCTCTTAAATTAATGACAGTGCCTTTGCGGCGAAGTATAACTGCTAGCGTTTTACATAACGGCAAACATGAGAGATGTAACAAACATAAGAAATATGCATATGCTGCTACTTCCATTGGCTTAGCCTTACTGGCTGGATCGCACATATATAATG aaaaaaagttttttaaagcgGCTCAAGTTGGAAATATTCCTGAACTTCAAAA GCAAGTTGCGGCCGCACAAGGCAGCGGATATAATGCCGGAGCAGGTAACGAAGGTCCAGCGGATCGGCGGCACTCACTGGGTTGGACGGCGCTCATGGTGGCCGCCGCCAACGACCACTCGACCGCCGTCAAAGAGCTGCTGAAACTGGGCGCCAAACCCGACTCACGCGAACAATACGCCGGGGCATCGGCCACCGCCGCTTCGACGGGCCTGCACCCTCTGGAGGTCTTACAGAGGAGAGAAGACGAATTCTGCGGGTCGATGAATGCGAGGGCCTCCTTTTTGGGGTGGACGGCCCTGCACTACGCCGCGCTGTCGGACTCTACTGCGTCCGCTGAGGCTCTGTTAGAAGCCGGAGCCGACCCCACGGCGCGCGACCACGCCGGCCGTCGCGCCCTGCACTACGCGCGAGACCCTTCGCCGACGCGCGACGTGATCGTCGAGCACGCGCGCCGCTGGGAGGAGGCCGCCGCCGCCGCCGCGGCCGAAGAGCGGCGCCGGTTTCCGCTGGAGCAGCGTCTCAAGCAGTTCATCGTGGGTCAGCAGGCGGCCATCGAGACGGTCGCCGCCGCCGTCCGGCGGAAGGAGAACGGCTGGGCGGACGAGGACCACCCTCTCGTGTTCCTTTTCCTCGGCAGCTCCGGCATCGGAAAGACCGAGCTGGCCAAGCAGCTGGCGCGTTATATGCACAGGGACGACCCCGCGGCGTTCATTCGGCTGGACATGTCGGAGTACCAAGAGAAGCACGAGGTGGCCAAGCTAATCGGCGCGCCGCCCGGCTACGTGGGCCACGAGGAGGGCGGGCAGCTGACGAGGGCGCTCGCTCGGCGCGCCGACGCCGTCGTGCTCTTCGACGAGGTCGACAAGGCCCACCCCGACGTGCTCACGGTGCTGCTGCAGCTCTTCGACGAGGGTCGCCTCACGGACGGCAAGGGCAAGCTGATCGAGTGCAAAAATGCCATCTTCGTGATGACGTCGAACCTGGCCGCGGACGAGATCGCCCAGTACGGCCTGCAGCTGCGGCGCGAGCAGGAGGCGCTCCGCGCGCAGAGGACGAGGGCCCGCGCCGCGCAGGGCGAGCCCACCACCC CCGTGCGGGCCGACGAGGGCCCCGAGCGCTCCCCGGAGGTGTCGCGGCAGTTCAAGGACGAGGTGGTGCGTCCCATCCTGAAGAGGCACTTCGGCCGCGACGAGTTTCTCGGCCGCATCAACGAGATCGTGTACTTCCTGCCTTTCTCGCGCCAGGAGCTGCTCACGCTGGTGCAGCGCGAGCTGGCGCGGTGGGCCGACAAGGCGCGAGTGCGCCACGGGCTCGAGCTGCGATGGGAGGGCGGCGCGCTGGGCGCTCTGGCCGACGGCTAcgacgtgcactacggcgcgCGCTCCATCACGCACGAGGTGGAGCGCCGAGTCGTCAACATGATCGCACTGGCGGCGGAACGCGGCGCTCTCGCGCAGGGCTCCGCCGTGCTGCTGCTCGAGGCCGACGGCCGCCTGGCGCTGGCCGTGCGTCCGCCGGCCGCCAGCGACTACCGCCGCCTCGACCTGGACGCCCTCTGA